A window of Fictibacillus halophilus contains these coding sequences:
- a CDS encoding TetR/AcrR family transcriptional regulator: MTYDQLKQIALVQFAQLGYEGASLAIIANEVGIKKQSIYTHFKSKDDLYIQTFKDATDCEIDFVKQFIQNQQSHALKDVLFRFLIEYLDRFEQNNNMKFFMRTSFYPPVQHEEVIKAGSNKFVDHLERLFTSFIEQHSDELRPDVTPETAALAFLTMLDGLLVELIYGIPERLQKRSKQSWSVFWRGISSESGE, encoded by the coding sequence GTGCTTCTTTGGCAATAATCGCAAATGAGGTAGGCATAAAGAAGCAATCGATCTACACGCACTTTAAGAGTAAGGATGATCTCTATATACAAACGTTTAAAGATGCAACAGATTGTGAAATAGATTTTGTTAAACAATTTATACAAAATCAGCAATCTCATGCACTGAAAGATGTATTATTTAGATTTTTAATAGAGTATTTAGATCGATTCGAACAAAACAACAATATGAAGTTTTTTATGCGAACGTCTTTTTACCCGCCAGTGCAGCATGAAGAAGTGATAAAAGCGGGCAGCAACAAATTTGTTGATCATTTGGAGCGTTTATTTACGTCATTTATCGAACAACATTCGGATGAATTAAGACCGGATGTTACACCCGAAACAGCAGCTCTTGCGTTTCTTACGATGTTAGATGGACTTCTTGTTGAGTTAATCTATGGAATTCCAGAACGACTGCAAAAAAGATCGAAACAGTCATGGTCCGTTTTCTGGCGGGGTATTAGTAGTGAAAGTGGTGAATAG